One genomic region from Haloarcula taiwanensis encodes:
- a CDS encoding diaminopimelate decarboxylase, translating to MTHDSPPVRRLADWDHERLEVVAAEYGTPLYVVDLDRVAANYKRFAAAFPDAHVMYAAKAHTGQAVLSKLLEAGADIECAAWGELQRAIDAGADPNTLQYTAVNPPDRDLDRAVELATENPGLTITGGARDTFDRLEERGYDGRVAIRINPGIGTGHHEKVATGKDAKFGIPYDEVPEVAADVRERFDLVGLHAHAGSGVLHDDLDDHCRAIGKVADMGREVIADGAALDFVDFGGGFGVPYRETTEPLDMDVVGEKVREAVGDLDAQVKLEPGRYVVADAELILTEVNTIKETPAATVVGVDASLATLIRPAMFGSYHPIRNVTAPDRETEPVSVGGPCCTSADVFCTDRPVARPERTDLLAIGNAGAYGYELANQFHSQPRPAEVGFEGGETRVVRKRETLADVTRMEQ from the coding sequence ATGACCCACGACTCGCCGCCAGTCCGCCGTCTCGCGGACTGGGACCACGAGCGCCTGGAGGTAGTCGCCGCCGAGTACGGCACGCCGCTGTACGTCGTCGACCTCGACCGGGTCGCAGCAAACTACAAGCGGTTCGCTGCGGCGTTTCCCGACGCCCACGTAATGTACGCCGCGAAGGCCCACACTGGGCAGGCCGTCCTCTCGAAACTGCTCGAAGCCGGGGCCGACATCGAGTGTGCCGCCTGGGGCGAACTCCAGCGGGCCATCGACGCCGGCGCGGACCCGAATACGCTCCAGTACACGGCTGTCAACCCGCCGGATCGCGACCTCGACCGTGCCGTCGAGCTGGCCACCGAGAATCCCGGGCTGACGATTACAGGAGGTGCGCGGGACACCTTCGACCGCCTCGAAGAGCGGGGCTACGACGGACGGGTCGCCATCCGCATCAACCCCGGCATCGGCACGGGCCACCACGAGAAGGTCGCTACCGGCAAGGACGCGAAGTTCGGCATCCCCTACGACGAGGTCCCCGAGGTCGCCGCGGACGTACGCGAACGGTTCGATCTCGTCGGTCTGCATGCCCACGCCGGCAGCGGCGTCCTCCACGACGACCTAGACGACCACTGCCGGGCCATCGGGAAGGTCGCAGACATGGGTCGGGAGGTCATCGCCGACGGCGCGGCGCTAGACTTTGTCGACTTCGGCGGCGGCTTCGGCGTCCCGTACCGCGAGACGACCGAGCCGCTGGACATGGACGTGGTCGGCGAGAAGGTCCGCGAGGCCGTCGGCGATCTCGACGCGCAGGTCAAACTCGAACCCGGCCGCTACGTCGTCGCCGACGCCGAACTGATTCTGACCGAGGTCAACACGATCAAGGAGACGCCCGCGGCGACGGTCGTCGGCGTCGACGCCTCGCTGGCGACGCTCATCCGGCCGGCGATGTTCGGCTCCTACCACCCGATCCGGAACGTCACCGCGCCGGACCGGGAGACCGAACCGGTGTCTGTGGGCGGCCCCTGCTGTACGAGCGCCGACGTGTTCTGCACTGACCGGCCCGTCGCCCGACCCGAGCGGACCGACCTGCTGGCAATCGGCAACGCCGGCGCATACGGTTACGAACTGGCGAACCAGTTCCACTCCCAGCCCCGGCCAGCGGAGGTCGGCTTCGAGGGCGGCGAGACGCGAGTTGTCAGGAAGCGCGAGACACTGGCGGACGTGACCCGCATGGAACAGTAA